Proteins from a single region of Haloterrigena alkaliphila:
- a CDS encoding DUF3054 domain-containing protein: protein MDTAVRTDDRAPTVDRETIGLGAIDVGLVATLLVIGQLSHGTNPIDDPIPTLETIAPFVIGWLLVAVLVGFYTRRLTSVTRAARVTSVTWLAAANVGLLLRQSVFGETAAWPFPLVITGFGFLLLVGWRVGYAALSDRLR from the coding sequence ATGGACACGGCAGTTCGAACGGACGACCGCGCTCCGACGGTCGACCGGGAGACGATCGGACTCGGTGCGATCGACGTCGGGCTGGTGGCCACCCTGCTGGTCATCGGCCAGCTCAGTCACGGGACGAACCCCATCGACGACCCCATCCCGACGCTCGAGACGATCGCCCCCTTCGTGATCGGCTGGCTCCTCGTCGCGGTCCTCGTGGGGTTCTACACGCGCCGGCTCACGTCGGTGACTCGAGCGGCGCGGGTGACGTCGGTCACGTGGCTCGCGGCGGCGAACGTCGGCCTCCTGCTTCGACAGTCGGTGTTCGGCGAGACGGCCGCGTGGCCGTTCCCGCTCGTCATCACCGGGTTCGGATTCCTCTTGCTGGTGGGCTGGCGGGTCGGGTACGCGGCGCTCTCGGATCGACTCCGGTGA
- a CDS encoding helix-turn-helix domain-containing protein, with amino-acid sequence MGGRGPKRQLAEKIAGEITLSDDPGATLRKWRTDFDISQTDLAMELDISSSVISDYESGRRESPGIGVVRRLVDGLLSIDERRGGDRIRQYGRVLSAGFDSDVVYDLREYATSIPLAQLYDDVGATEIAAGSTDRISGHTVIDSIEAITRLSSEEFFRLYGQSTNRVLVFTNVTRGEGVGIALRVVNPTPNAVILHGLEEDELWDHAEELARIDGYALAVTSAPLDDILEKLMTLE; translated from the coding sequence ATGGGCGGACGTGGGCCGAAACGGCAACTCGCGGAGAAGATCGCCGGAGAGATCACGCTGAGCGACGATCCCGGCGCCACGCTGCGCAAGTGGCGGACCGACTTCGATATCTCGCAGACGGATCTCGCGATGGAACTGGACATCTCCTCGTCGGTCATCTCCGATTACGAGAGCGGCCGCCGGGAGAGCCCCGGGATCGGCGTCGTCCGCCGCCTCGTCGACGGGCTGCTCTCGATCGACGAGCGCCGGGGCGGCGACCGCATCAGACAGTACGGCCGGGTGCTTTCGGCCGGCTTCGACAGCGACGTCGTCTACGACCTGCGGGAGTACGCGACTTCGATCCCGCTGGCGCAGCTCTACGACGACGTCGGCGCGACCGAAATCGCCGCCGGCAGCACCGACCGCATCAGCGGCCACACGGTCATCGACAGCATCGAGGCGATCACCCGCCTCTCGAGCGAGGAGTTCTTCCGACTCTACGGCCAGAGCACGAACCGCGTCCTCGTCTTCACCAACGTCACCCGCGGCGAGGGCGTCGGCATCGCGCTCCGGGTCGTCAACCCGACGCCGAACGCCGTGATCCTCCACGGCCTCGAGGAGGACGAACTCTGGGACCACGCGGAGGAACTCGCCCGCATCGACGGCTACGCGCTCGCCGTCACGTCGGCGCCGCTGGACGATATCCTCGAGAAACTGATGACGCTCGAATAG
- the gcvH gene encoding glycine cleavage system protein GcvH codes for MSFDIPDDRRYLESHEWALEDDGTVRVGITDFAQDELGDVVFVELPDEGDSLTQEEQFGVIESIKAVSDLYAPVSGEVVAINEALFDAPELVNEDPFGDGWMLEIDADDASELENLLSPEEYEEQIA; via the coding sequence ATGAGCTTCGACATCCCCGACGACCGACGCTATCTGGAATCGCACGAGTGGGCCCTCGAGGACGACGGCACCGTCCGCGTGGGGATCACGGACTTCGCACAGGACGAACTCGGCGACGTGGTCTTCGTCGAACTCCCCGACGAGGGCGACTCGCTGACGCAGGAAGAACAGTTCGGCGTCATCGAGTCGATCAAGGCCGTCTCCGACCTCTACGCGCCGGTCAGCGGCGAGGTCGTCGCGATCAACGAGGCCCTGTTCGACGCGCCCGAACTCGTCAACGAGGACCCCTTCGGCGACGGCTGGATGCTCGAGATCGACGCCGACGACGCGAGCGAACTCGAGAACCTGCTGTCGCCCGAGGAGTACGAGGAACAGATCGCCTGA
- the gcvT gene encoding glycine cleavage system aminomethyltransferase GcvT gives MPLQTPPLRGLHDERGAKFTEFGGWDMPVEFDSIRTEHAAVREDVGVFDVSHMGQIHVTGPDATELMQRLTSNDVSRLHVGDSQYAAITDEEGIVIDDTVVYRLPNESDEGAADEDGEATYLFVPNAGADESTHERWITYRNEWDLEATVDNRTDEYAMLAVQGPNAAALVDDVIDEDVAELARFEAQYATVDGVECWTARTGYTGEDGFELIVPWSAAEDIWSQFDCQPCGLGARDTLRIEAGLLLAGQDFDRESNPRTPYEAGIGFTVDLETEFVGREALARVREEGVEEELVGFQLIDRGVPRHGYDITNTETRVIGTVTSGTMSPSLGKPIGLGYVPVEYAEPGTTLQVIVRGQSKKARVETTPFIDTV, from the coding sequence ATGCCGCTTCAGACGCCGCCGTTACGTGGGCTCCACGACGAGCGTGGCGCGAAGTTCACGGAGTTTGGCGGCTGGGACATGCCGGTCGAGTTCGATTCGATCCGGACGGAACACGCGGCCGTCCGCGAGGACGTCGGCGTCTTCGACGTCTCACACATGGGACAGATCCACGTTACCGGGCCGGACGCGACCGAGTTGATGCAGCGGCTGACGTCGAACGACGTGAGTCGGCTCCACGTGGGCGACTCCCAATACGCCGCGATCACCGACGAGGAGGGAATCGTCATCGACGACACGGTCGTCTACCGACTGCCCAACGAATCCGACGAGGGCGCGGCCGACGAGGACGGCGAGGCGACTTACCTCTTCGTCCCCAACGCGGGCGCCGACGAGTCGACTCACGAGCGCTGGATCACCTACCGCAACGAGTGGGACCTCGAGGCGACCGTCGACAACAGAACCGACGAGTACGCCATGCTCGCCGTGCAGGGGCCGAACGCCGCCGCGCTGGTCGACGACGTCATCGACGAGGACGTCGCCGAGCTGGCCCGGTTCGAGGCCCAGTACGCGACGGTCGACGGCGTCGAGTGCTGGACGGCCCGGACCGGCTACACCGGCGAGGACGGCTTCGAACTGATCGTCCCGTGGTCGGCAGCCGAGGACATCTGGTCGCAGTTCGACTGCCAGCCCTGCGGACTCGGCGCCCGCGACACCCTCCGGATCGAAGCCGGCCTGTTGCTGGCCGGGCAGGATTTCGACCGCGAGTCGAATCCGCGGACGCCCTACGAGGCCGGTATCGGCTTCACCGTCGACCTCGAGACCGAGTTCGTCGGTCGGGAGGCCTTGGCGCGCGTCCGCGAGGAGGGCGTCGAGGAAGAACTGGTCGGCTTCCAGTTGATCGACCGCGGCGTCCCGCGACACGGCTACGACATCACCAACACCGAAACCCGAGTGATCGGCACCGTCACCAGCGGGACGATGAGTCCCTCGCTGGGCAAACCGATCGGACTGGGCTACGTTCCCGTCGAGTACGCCGAACCGGGGACGACGCTGCAGGTGATCGTTCGCGGCCAGTCCAAGAAAGCACGAGTCGAGACGACACCGTTCATCGATACCGTATAA
- a CDS encoding Lrp/AsnC family transcriptional regulator: MEPGETWVRTNSTIIGEQIGVAASTVRNRINKMEDAGIIRGYHPEIDYDEAGYPLHYLFMCYASTDERTDLVEHVLETVPGVVRINELFDAEINVVVEVIAADAETLDATNEQLKACGLEVKRGEIYKTTHVQPYDHFGTDLEEQLESK; encoded by the coding sequence GTGGAACCGGGAGAGACATGGGTTCGTACGAACTCGACAATCATCGGTGAACAGATCGGCGTCGCGGCCTCTACCGTCCGAAACCGCATCAACAAGATGGAAGACGCGGGAATCATCCGCGGCTATCATCCCGAGATCGACTACGACGAAGCGGGGTATCCGCTCCACTACCTGTTTATGTGCTACGCGTCGACCGACGAGCGAACCGACCTCGTCGAACACGTTCTCGAGACCGTCCCGGGCGTCGTTCGTATCAACGAACTGTTCGACGCCGAGATCAACGTGGTCGTCGAAGTGATCGCGGCGGACGCGGAGACCCTGGACGCGACCAACGAGCAACTGAAAGCGTGCGGTCTCGAGGTCAAGCGCGGTGAGATATACAAGACGACCCACGTTCAGCCCTACGATCACTTCGGGACGGACCTCGAGGAGCAACTCGAGTCGAAGTGA
- a CDS encoding DUF7344 domain-containing protein has protein sequence MQTQKIDTDELFAIVADSRRRSILRYLRQSGPTTIDSLSDHLSGEPTSDDEAVTPTALHHTHLPRLEAAGLLAYDSTTGRIEPGDLSDRRLTTLLETGAESR, from the coding sequence ATGCAGACACAGAAAATCGACACTGACGAGTTGTTCGCGATCGTTGCCGACTCCCGGCGGCGATCCATTCTCCGATATCTCCGGCAAAGCGGACCGACCACGATCGATTCACTGAGCGACCACCTCAGTGGCGAACCCACGTCGGACGACGAAGCTGTCACTCCCACCGCACTCCACCATACGCATCTCCCTCGGCTCGAAGCGGCGGGATTGCTCGCCTACGATTCGACCACCGGCCGGATCGAGCCCGGTGATCTGTCCGACCGACGGCTGACTACCCTCCTCGAGACCGGAGCCGAATCTCGGTGA
- a CDS encoding aldehyde dehydrogenase family protein has protein sequence MSVQKLEPAADWNQLYIDGEWRDAASGETIAVENPAKQEPFTEVPAATEDDVDAAYEAAEAAQPEWAARPREERDETVGNLLEEINDNFAEITGLLATEVGTPGFRALGEFGTATGDVEMALDLEPPEEEVRPSTSIDGKDNHIVHEPVGVVGIISPWNFPFHLSLRALAPAIALGNTVVLKPATDTPITGGLLIAKLCEAAGVPDGVVNVVTGRGSEIGDRMTGHPIPRVISFTGSTGVGKGVAKNAGESLALPALELGGNAPFVVTDEADLEQAARAGAFGSFFHQGQVCISINRHLVHEDLYDEYVDLLVDHAESLNAGDPSEDENVTFGPVQNETQRDDIVGFAEESIEAGATLETGGEADGLFVEPTVLSDCTNDMPTACNEHFGPVAPVIPFSDDDEAIELANDTEYGLSASVFCEDEDRARDLADRIEAGMVHINDQPINEDHNAPFGGVKDSGLGRYHGEWIVRELTEPKWISVQNEDRDYIVFE, from the coding sequence ATGAGCGTCCAGAAACTCGAGCCTGCGGCCGACTGGAACCAGCTGTACATCGACGGCGAGTGGCGCGACGCCGCGAGCGGCGAGACGATCGCGGTCGAGAACCCGGCGAAACAGGAACCCTTTACCGAGGTGCCGGCGGCGACGGAAGACGACGTCGACGCCGCCTACGAGGCCGCCGAGGCGGCCCAACCCGAGTGGGCGGCCCGCCCCCGCGAGGAGCGCGACGAGACCGTCGGGAACTTGCTCGAGGAGATCAACGACAACTTCGCGGAGATCACCGGGCTGCTGGCGACCGAGGTCGGCACGCCGGGCTTTCGTGCACTGGGCGAGTTCGGCACGGCGACCGGCGACGTGGAGATGGCGCTGGACCTCGAGCCACCCGAAGAGGAGGTCCGCCCCTCCACGTCGATCGACGGGAAGGACAACCACATCGTCCACGAGCCCGTGGGCGTCGTCGGGATCATCTCGCCGTGGAACTTCCCGTTCCACCTCTCCCTGCGCGCGCTCGCACCCGCCATCGCGCTGGGCAACACCGTCGTCCTCAAGCCGGCGACGGACACGCCGATCACCGGCGGCCTGCTCATCGCGAAGCTCTGCGAGGCGGCCGGCGTCCCCGACGGCGTCGTCAACGTCGTCACCGGCCGTGGGTCGGAGATCGGCGACCGGATGACCGGCCACCCGATCCCGCGCGTCATCTCCTTTACCGGCTCGACGGGCGTCGGCAAGGGCGTCGCGAAGAACGCCGGCGAGAGCCTCGCGCTGCCGGCGCTGGAACTCGGCGGCAACGCGCCCTTCGTCGTCACCGACGAGGCCGACCTCGAGCAGGCCGCCCGCGCCGGCGCGTTCGGGTCCTTCTTCCACCAGGGACAGGTCTGCATCTCGATCAACCGCCATCTGGTCCACGAGGACCTGTACGACGAGTACGTCGACCTGCTGGTCGACCACGCCGAGTCGCTGAACGCGGGCGATCCCTCTGAGGACGAGAACGTCACCTTCGGCCCCGTTCAGAACGAGACCCAACGCGACGACATCGTCGGCTTCGCCGAGGAGTCGATCGAGGCCGGCGCGACCCTCGAGACGGGCGGCGAGGCCGACGGCCTGTTCGTCGAGCCGACGGTCCTCTCGGACTGTACGAACGACATGCCGACGGCCTGCAACGAGCACTTCGGTCCCGTCGCGCCCGTGATCCCCTTCTCGGACGACGACGAGGCGATCGAACTGGCCAACGACACCGAGTATGGCCTCTCGGCGTCGGTCTTCTGCGAGGACGAGGATCGAGCCCGCGACCTGGCCGACCGCATCGAGGCCGGGATGGTCCACATCAACGACCAGCCGATCAACGAGGATCACAACGCGCCCTTCGGCGGCGTCAAGGACTCGGGTCTCGGCCGCTACCACGGCGAGTGGATCGTCCGGGAACTCACCGAACCGAAGTGGATCTCCGTCCAGAACGAGGACCGGGACTACATCGTCTTCGAGTGA
- a CDS encoding PAS domain-containing sensor histidine kinase, whose amino-acid sequence MNDREPAALIPAAVNTLPINFAILDDEGTILYTNRAWQEFGEANDIELRADTIGTNYLTITRQAETETAQTAAAGLSEILTGERELFEFEYPCHSPDDQRWFLMRAASFTTSGQRYVAVAHFDITDRYTYERRLEESNERLQQFAYVASHDLQEPLRMVTSYLQLLERRYSDDLDDDATEFIEFAVDGADRMREMIDGLLRYSRVETQGQSFDSVDLEAVLDDVLADLRLRIDETDAEITAESLPTVSGDASQLRQLFQNLLDNALQYSGEQNPRVSISATRDEDEWLISVSDTGIGIDQDDTDRVFEVFQRLHSHEEYDGTGIGLALCRRIIERHEGEIWVDSEPGEGSTFSFTLPAPET is encoded by the coding sequence ATGAATGATCGGGAGCCAGCGGCGCTTATTCCAGCGGCCGTGAACACGCTTCCGATCAACTTCGCAATCCTCGACGACGAAGGGACGATCCTGTATACGAATCGCGCGTGGCAGGAGTTCGGCGAAGCGAACGACATCGAACTTCGAGCAGATACGATCGGAACCAACTATCTGACGATCACCAGACAGGCGGAGACGGAGACGGCACAAACGGCTGCCGCCGGGTTATCCGAGATTCTAACGGGCGAACGAGAGCTCTTCGAGTTCGAATATCCGTGTCACTCTCCCGACGATCAACGGTGGTTTCTCATGCGGGCAGCATCGTTCACGACCAGCGGCCAGCGATACGTCGCCGTTGCCCATTTCGACATCACCGATCGGTACACGTACGAGCGTCGGTTGGAGGAGTCCAACGAGCGCCTCCAGCAGTTCGCCTACGTCGCCTCCCACGACCTGCAAGAGCCGTTACGGATGGTCACGAGCTACCTCCAACTGCTCGAGCGTCGGTACAGCGATGACCTCGACGACGACGCCACAGAGTTCATCGAGTTCGCGGTCGACGGCGCCGACCGCATGCGCGAGATGATCGACGGGCTGCTTAGGTACTCCAGAGTCGAAACGCAGGGGCAATCCTTCGACTCGGTCGATCTCGAGGCGGTGCTGGACGATGTGTTGGCGGATCTCCGTCTCCGGATCGACGAAACCGATGCCGAAATCACTGCCGAATCGCTCCCGACTGTCAGCGGTGACGCCAGCCAACTCCGCCAACTCTTCCAGAACCTGCTGGACAACGCGCTCCAGTACAGCGGCGAGCAGAACCCCCGCGTGTCAATCTCCGCAACGCGTGACGAGGACGAGTGGCTAATTTCGGTCAGTGACACGGGGATCGGTATCGATCAAGACGATACGGACCGGGTGTTCGAGGTGTTCCAGCGACTCCACAGCCACGAGGAGTACGACGGCACGGGCATCGGCCTCGCACTCTGCCGACGAATCATCGAGCGCCACGAGGGCGAGATCTGGGTCGACTCCGAACCTGGTGAGGGATCGACGTTTTCGTTTACGCTTCCAGCACCCGAAACGTGA
- a CDS encoding Lrp/AsnC family transcriptional regulator — MGDSPLDDVDRSILHHLQENARNTVTDIATEVGVSGNTVRNRMEELEKNGIIRGYSVDIDYKEAGLDLHFAFTCTAPISKREDLARDILAIPGVIEVREFMTGQENIYLEALGTDAEDITRIAHEIDELGAEIHIERLIRNDFSNPFDPFRPSDE; from the coding sequence ATGGGCGATTCACCGCTCGATGATGTCGATCGGAGTATCCTTCATCATCTTCAAGAGAACGCTCGCAACACTGTCACGGACATCGCTACCGAAGTTGGGGTGTCGGGTAACACCGTCAGGAATCGAATGGAAGAACTCGAGAAGAACGGCATCATCAGAGGGTACAGCGTCGATATCGATTACAAGGAAGCGGGTCTCGATCTCCATTTCGCCTTTACGTGTACTGCCCCTATCAGTAAGCGCGAAGATCTGGCACGGGACATTCTCGCGATTCCGGGTGTGATCGAAGTTCGGGAGTTCATGACCGGTCAAGAGAACATCTATCTCGAGGCGTTAGGGACAGATGCGGAAGATATCACACGAATCGCGCACGAGATCGACGAGTTGGGAGCGGAAATCCATATTGAAAGACTGATTCGAAACGATTTCAGCAATCCCTTTGACCCGTTTAGGCCATCCGATGAGTGA
- a CDS encoding PAS domain-containing protein, with the protein MSRGVNHSVNEVIGEVTRALIPTITEDEIRQRTCERFAASELYSFAWIGRYESATEEVIPTASAGIAAETLDGPTITEESPRVELTKEAVRTRELTVGQQLGDDSTPEAYRNQFRNHEDKTCAAVPLVYEETLYGVLHLATDRSQGFGAVERESLAEVGVTIAYAVENAESAANTAHTEREEGATELTRATVESEQERRLYETIISSTPDLVYAFDLDYRFIFANEALLEMWGQTLDESIGKTLLELGYEPWHAEMHEREIDQVVETKEPIRGEVAFEHAELGRRIYDYIFAPVLDDEGDVEAIAGTTRDITERKEVEEALQKSEERFRALVTASSDVVYRMSPDWSEMQQLEGQDFIPDTRESTSEWLDKYIHPDDQDRVTAAIDEAIRTKSTFELEHQVEQVDGSLGWTFSRAVPMLDDDGEIVEWIGMASDITEQKNRERELERALDLLEKTERIADVGGWEIDVETQDVFWTDHIFELLEVDADEEPPLEDALAMYHEDDQPIVEEAVENALESGESFDVEVRLRTAASGDVRWLRLQGVPETVDGEVVSFRGAAQDITERRERERRLEKLVDKLEESNERLEQFAYAASHDLQEPLRMVSSYLQLIEDRYADSLDEDGEEFLEFAVDGADRMRSMIDGLLQYSRVDTRGDALEATDLDAVFADVHQDLQVKIEEHDAEITADGLPRVMGDAGQLRQLFQNLLDNAIEYSGDDPPRVHVSAERRGDEWVIAVSDEGIGIDPEQADRVFEVFRSLHSQDEYDGTGIGLALCERIVERHGGEIWVDSEPGEGATFSFTLPAVRSP; encoded by the coding sequence ATGAGTCGCGGTGTGAACCACTCTGTAAACGAGGTGATCGGTGAGGTCACTCGAGCGTTGATTCCGACCATCACCGAAGACGAGATACGACAACGCACCTGTGAGCGGTTCGCAGCATCGGAGTTGTACTCCTTCGCGTGGATCGGTCGTTACGAGTCAGCGACCGAGGAAGTGATTCCGACAGCCTCCGCCGGGATTGCAGCGGAGACGCTCGATGGACCCACAATCACCGAGGAGTCACCCCGCGTGGAACTGACAAAAGAGGCAGTGCGCACACGGGAGCTCACGGTCGGACAGCAACTCGGTGACGACTCGACGCCCGAGGCGTACCGTAACCAGTTCCGCAACCACGAGGACAAAACCTGCGCGGCCGTCCCCCTCGTTTACGAAGAGACGCTGTACGGAGTGTTACATCTGGCCACCGACCGATCGCAAGGATTTGGCGCGGTCGAGCGCGAATCGCTCGCGGAGGTCGGAGTCACGATCGCGTACGCCGTCGAAAATGCGGAGTCGGCCGCAAATACGGCACACACCGAGCGTGAGGAGGGGGCGACAGAGCTGACGAGAGCGACCGTCGAATCCGAGCAGGAGCGACGGCTCTACGAGACGATCATCTCCAGTACTCCCGACCTCGTCTACGCGTTCGACCTCGACTACCGCTTCATATTCGCCAACGAGGCACTGCTGGAGATGTGGGGGCAAACCCTCGACGAGTCCATCGGAAAGACCCTGCTGGAACTCGGCTACGAGCCGTGGCACGCGGAGATGCACGAACGCGAGATCGACCAAGTCGTGGAGACGAAAGAACCGATCCGCGGCGAGGTGGCGTTCGAACACGCCGAACTCGGTCGCCGAATCTACGACTACATCTTCGCACCGGTACTCGACGACGAGGGGGACGTCGAAGCCATCGCCGGAACGACGCGCGATATCACCGAGCGCAAGGAGGTCGAGGAGGCGCTTCAGAAGAGCGAGGAGCGATTCCGAGCGCTGGTCACCGCGAGCTCGGATGTGGTGTATCGCATGAGTCCCGATTGGAGCGAAATGCAACAGCTCGAAGGCCAGGACTTCATCCCCGATACGCGCGAATCGACCAGCGAGTGGCTCGACAAATACATTCACCCGGACGATCAGGATCGCGTCACGGCGGCCATCGACGAAGCGATCCGGACCAAGAGCACCTTCGAGCTGGAACACCAGGTAGAGCAGGTCGATGGAAGCCTGGGCTGGACGTTCTCGCGTGCGGTACCGATGCTGGATGACGACGGAGAGATCGTCGAATGGATCGGGATGGCAAGCGACATCACCGAGCAGAAAAATCGCGAACGAGAACTCGAGCGAGCACTGGACTTGCTCGAGAAGACCGAGCGCATCGCAGACGTTGGCGGCTGGGAGATCGACGTGGAGACGCAGGACGTGTTCTGGACCGACCACATCTTCGAGCTGCTGGAGGTGGATGCTGACGAGGAGCCGCCGCTCGAGGACGCCCTCGCCATGTACCACGAGGACGATCAGCCGATCGTCGAAGAAGCCGTCGAGAACGCGCTCGAGTCCGGTGAGTCCTTCGACGTTGAGGTTCGTCTTCGGACGGCAGCCAGCGGCGATGTGCGCTGGCTGCGACTGCAAGGCGTTCCAGAGACCGTCGACGGCGAGGTTGTTTCGTTCCGCGGGGCCGCCCAGGACATCACCGAACGCAGGGAGCGCGAGCGACGGTTAGAGAAGCTGGTCGACAAACTCGAGGAGTCCAACGAACGCCTCGAACAGTTCGCCTACGCTGCTTCCCACGACCTGCAGGAGCCCCTGCGGATGGTCTCGTCCTACCTCCAGCTCATCGAAGACCGGTACGCCGATTCCCTCGACGAAGATGGCGAGGAGTTCCTCGAGTTCGCGGTCGACGGCGCCGACCGCATGCGCTCGATGATCGACGGGCTCCTCCAGTACTCCCGTGTCGATACGCGCGGTGATGCCCTCGAGGCGACCGACCTCGACGCCGTATTCGCGGACGTCCACCAGGATCTCCAGGTGAAAATCGAGGAACACGATGCCGAGATCACTGCCGACGGGCTCCCCCGCGTCATGGGCGACGCCGGGCAACTCCGCCAGCTCTTTCAGAATCTACTGGACAACGCGATCGAGTACAGCGGCGACGACCCGCCGCGAGTGCACGTCTCCGCAGAACGCCGGGGCGACGAGTGGGTGATCGCCGTCAGTGACGAGGGGATCGGCATCGACCCGGAGCAGGCCGACCGGGTGTTCGAGGTGTTCCGAAGCCTTCACAGTCAGGACGAGTACGACGGAACGGGCATCGGTCTCGCACTGTGCGAGCGGATCGTCGAGCGCCACGGCGGCGAGATCTGGGTCGACTCCGAACCCGGCGAGGGTGCGACCTTCTCATTTACGCTCCCAGCCGTCCGCAGTCCGTGA
- a CDS encoding S8 family serine peptidase, translating into MPQNGPRDETTNDTYDRRRFLSGAGALVAGGLVGSTGVASASPGREPGPKTDELIVGISPTVADLPGEARAAVPGHVEVVHTNEAISYATVAVPSDVPAHARKQFVDAIRNSPHVEYVERNATLQSFVEPDDSYYEAQNAPQAIGCETAWETTLGSDDVLIATVDQGVQYDHPDLEGVVDDRVGENLAGTGSDPYPTSEDEQHGTHVAGIAAAKTDNGRGSAGISNCSLLSVRALDESGEGSLSDIADGIQWAADAGADVINLSLGGANGFRTLRTACEYALERGVVLVGAAGNQGADDGVAYPAAYEDVLAVSALNGDALASFSNTGSEIDIAAPGTGLVSAVPWDGYARLSGTSMAAPVVAGVAGLALSAHPDLTPADLRAHLTTTATDLGLESTAQGAGRVDAAAAVETDPYPEESGEDEPTGECGDETVTASADGSLAGGWWGESDRYRYALRTSDPCSATITLEGPADADFDLYVNVDGSSPSRWDSHESATGSSASEAIELELTGDEDLRLQIHANAGSGSYTLRIEERGR; encoded by the coding sequence ATGCCTCAGAACGGTCCCCGAGACGAGACGACGAACGATACGTACGATCGGCGGCGATTCCTCTCCGGCGCCGGAGCCCTGGTCGCGGGCGGACTCGTCGGTTCGACCGGCGTCGCCAGCGCGTCACCCGGCCGCGAGCCGGGTCCGAAGACGGACGAACTGATCGTCGGCATCTCGCCGACGGTCGCCGACCTGCCGGGCGAGGCCCGCGCGGCGGTCCCCGGCCACGTCGAGGTCGTCCACACCAACGAGGCGATCAGCTACGCGACCGTCGCCGTCCCCTCGGACGTCCCCGCCCACGCCCGCAAGCAGTTCGTCGACGCGATCAGAAACTCCCCCCACGTCGAGTACGTCGAGCGGAACGCGACCCTCCAGTCGTTCGTCGAACCCGACGACTCCTACTACGAGGCCCAGAACGCCCCGCAGGCGATCGGCTGCGAGACCGCCTGGGAGACCACGCTCGGCAGCGATGACGTCCTCATCGCCACCGTCGATCAGGGCGTCCAGTACGATCACCCCGACCTCGAGGGCGTCGTCGACGACCGCGTCGGCGAGAACCTCGCGGGCACGGGCAGCGATCCGTATCCGACGAGCGAGGACGAACAACACGGCACGCACGTCGCCGGAATCGCCGCCGCGAAGACGGACAACGGCCGCGGATCGGCCGGGATCAGTAACTGCTCGCTGCTCTCCGTTCGCGCACTCGACGAGAGCGGCGAGGGATCGCTCTCGGACATCGCCGACGGGATCCAGTGGGCCGCCGACGCCGGCGCCGACGTCATCAACCTCTCGCTGGGCGGCGCGAACGGCTTCAGGACGCTGCGGACCGCCTGCGAGTACGCCCTCGAGCGCGGGGTGGTGCTCGTCGGTGCCGCGGGCAACCAGGGCGCCGACGACGGCGTCGCCTATCCCGCCGCGTACGAGGACGTCCTCGCCGTCTCGGCCCTGAACGGGGACGCGCTGGCCTCGTTCTCCAACACCGGGTCGGAGATCGACATCGCCGCACCGGGTACGGGACTCGTCTCGGCGGTCCCCTGGGACGGCTACGCCCGGCTGTCCGGCACGTCGATGGCGGCCCCGGTCGTCGCCGGCGTGGCCGGGCTCGCGCTGTCGGCCCATCCCGACCTCACCCCCGCCGACCTCCGGGCGCACCTCACGACGACGGCCACCGACCTCGGTCTCGAGTCGACCGCGCAGGGCGCCGGCCGGGTCGATGCGGCCGCGGCCGTCGAGACGGATCCCTACCCGGAGGAATCCGGTGAGGACGAGCCGACCGGCGAGTGCGGCGACGAGACCGTCACCGCGAGCGCCGACGGCTCCCTCGCGGGCGGCTGGTGGGGCGAGAGCGATCGGTACCGGTACGCGCTCCGGACCAGCGATCCCTGCTCGGCGACGATCACGCTCGAGGGCCCCGCGGACGCCGACTTCGACCTCTACGTCAACGTCGACGGCAGTTCGCCCAGCCGGTGGGACAGCCACGAGTCCGCGACCGGCTCGAGCGCCAGCGAAGCGATCGAACTCGAGTTGACGGGCGACGAAGACCTGCGACTCCAGATCCACGCGAACGCCGGCAGCGGTTCGTACACCCTGCGGATCGAAGAGCGCGGTCGCTAA